The DNA window ACTCGCCAAGGTGCTCGCGATCGAAGAACTTGTCGACAGGCCGCCGATCATCTTGTTCGATGAGCCCACATCGGTTTTGACGCCGGACGAGATCAAGCTTCTTTTCAAGCAGATCAACAGATTGCGCGGAAATGCGACGATCGTCTTCGTATCGCACCGTCTGGAAGAGGTCCTGGAAATCAGCGACCGCATCGTCGTCATGACCGACGGCCGCAAGGTGGCCGAAAGAGACAGTGGTTCCGTCGATCGCAACGAACTTTACGAATTGATGGTGGGCCACCAGCGGGTCGCGGGAGCCAGATCGGACCGGAAGACCGCGGTGCAGGCTTCGGCGCCGGTTCTCAAGATCGAGAGGCTGAGCAGCGGCCAGCATTTTCGCAATGTCGACTTCGAACTTCGGCGCGGCGAAATCCTGGGTATAGCCGGCGTGCTCGGCTCCGGCGCCGAGGAGGTCTGCCGGGCGGTCTTTGGCGCCGAACGCGTCGACACGGGAAAGATTGCGATCGAGGGCAGGGCGGTTGCGCCCAGCAGCCCAAGAACGGCCGTTCGCGAAGGCATCGGATATCTGCCGGCCGATCGCCGCTCCGAGGGAATGCTTCCGAGCCGGTCTCTGTTCGAGAACGCTGTCCTGACATTCGGCCTTGACTATGGCTGGCGCTCTTTCGTCGTGAAACGCAGCAAGGAGCGCCCGGTGGCGCTGGAATGGATGAAGCGGCTCAAGGTGAAGATGCATACGCCTTATGCGCCGATATCGAGCCTCAGCGGCGGCAATCAGCAGAAGACCGTGCTCGCGAAATGGCTCATGGCCAAGAAGCTCAAGTTGCTGCTGCTTGACCATCCAAGCCGCGGGCTCGATCCCGGCGCGCGAGACGATCTCTTCGCCGTGATCCGGGAACAGGCCGACAAGGGCCTGTCGATCGTCTTCGTCGGCGACACGATCTCAGAGTTGCTGGAGCTTTCCGACCGGATCGTCGTGATGCGCGACGGCGAGATCACGGCGCATTTCGACCTGACGGGCGGCGCGATACCCAAGGAAGAGGAAGTCGTCGCAGCCATGGTCTGACGCGAGCGGCCTTCCATCTTGCAAACTGAATTTGGAACAAGGGATGAAACGACCATGGGCAACGCACTGGACAGCACATTGATCGCCGCCTTTCGGGGCTCTCGATCGACCATGTTGCGAGGGCTTGGTCCCTTGCTCGTGCTAATCGCGCTCGTGGCGATCAGCGCCATCATAGCTCCCGGGGTGATCGAGGCGGACTCGCTCGTCAGCTTTCTGTCGGATGCGGCGCCGATCATAGCGCTGGTCATCGGCGGAACGCTCCCCATTCTGGCCGGTAGCATCGACCTCTCTGTCGCGGGCGTCGCGTCGCTGACGGGAGTTCTCGTCGTCGTCCTCAATCCGATCTTCGGCCCGTGGACGTCAATTGTCGTCATCCTCATCGCCATGACGTTCGGCGCGACACAGGGCTTTTTGCATTCATGGCTGCAACTGCCGTCCTTCATCGTCACGCTCGGCACGCTCAGCATGCTTTCGGGCCTTGCGCTCCTGCTATCGAACGCCACGGCGGAGCCCATTCCCGACAACGACCTCTTCGTGACCTATCTTTCCGACAGCACCGCCGATATCCCCAATACCGTCATAGCGCTCATTGTCATTATCGCGGTGCTGGCAAGCCTGCTTCGCTATCTTCGGCTTGGACGCGATATCTATGCGCTTGGGACGGGTGAGAGAGCCGCCATCATGTCCGCCGTCAACGTCGTCGCCGTGCGGACCATCGTCTTTGCAATTTCGGCAGGTTGCGCAGCGGTCGCAGGCCTCTTCCTGATCTCGATCACGGCGTTCAGCTCGCCGACACTCGCCGGCAATTTGCTCCTGCTGTCGATCGTCGGCGTGGTCCTTGGCGGCACGGCGATCTCCGGTGGCGTGGGCGGCCTCTTCCCGGCCGTCGTGGGAGGGCTGATTACGTCGTGGCTGCGCATTGTGACCGTTATCATCGGTGTCCAGCCGACGGCGCAAAACATCGTCTTCGGCCTGACGGCGTTGGTGGCGGTCGCGCTAACCACGGACCGGAGCAAGCTCGGCATCATCAAGTAAGTTTGTTCGGCTGCGTGATCGGTCAGCGCAGCCGAGCCCAAACGCTTGCAAGCGGCGGTTCGAACGAGCTGCCGTTCTTGCTATCTATGCTAAATGACGTTCTGCCTGGGCCAAGTCCTCTGAACGGATTTGAGGCTGGCTTCGATCTGCGCGGCGGCATGTTCAAGAGCAAGCCTGGGCGATTTGTTGCCAAGCAGTGCATCGTGGATTTCTTCGCCAAGAACCTTCTCGATCGTCGTGTATTGTGGGATCTTGGGGCGCTGCCAGGTATGCAGCAGGTTCTTTTTTGCCAGCTGGTCCACGAAGCGGACGATCGGGGAGCTTGCGGCAGCTTCCGGGTCAGCGCTGACCGAAAAGCGCGGTGCGACGGGAAATCCGTTCTTCACATGCGCCTTCATCGCTTCCCGGGAAGCCATCCACGCTATTGCGTCCGCGGCAAGTTCCACCCTTTCTTCCGGTAGATTGGTCGGAATGCAGAAGAGAAAGCCGCCGATTGGCGAGGCACGCGTGCCGCCAGGACCGTAGGGCTGTGGCAGATATTCAACCCGACGCTTCACGACGGACTGGACGTCATATTCGAAGCGGGCCGCGCGCATGGTCCAGAAATAGCCGAGGCTCGCTTTGCCCTTCAAAAAGATTGCGAGGGTCTGATCCCAAGCCAACTCCAGGATTTTCGGCGGCGAGATTTCCATCAGTCTGCGCATATAGTCGAGGGCCGAGAACCCGGCGTCGGACAAGATCGTGCAGCTCAGCTCTTCCAGATTGGCGCCGTCGAGCGTGAAGCCGGAGCGGGTCTTGCGCAGAGAGATCGCCGGCTGCCCGCAGGCGCCCATGAAAAACAGGAAGCTCGACGCGATCGGCATGCCCCGCGCGCCGTCCCACACCGCTCCGAACATGCCTTCGTCCGGCGCATGAAACTTGCGGCCGGCATTGATGACGTCGTCGAAGGTCTTGGGAAAGGATAGGCCGGTGTCGGAAAACAGATCCTTCCTCGCGGCCAGAAGTTCTACGGTGCAGTAGCCCGGAACGCCATAGTCCCGTCCCTCCCAGGTCGCAGACGACCAGATGGACGGATGGAAATCCAGCGGATTGATACCGGTCTTTTGGATATATTGATCGATCGGCCTGATAACACCGCTTTCAGCAAATTCTCCGAGCCAGGGCATGTTGATGGCAATGACGTCGTAGTCGGAAAGCGGTTTGGCACCGTTTTCGCGCGCGCGCAGATAAAGATCGGGAAGCGGCAGAAGGTCGAAATTCTTTCGAGACGCGAGGTTGTTGCGAAAGTCGGCCCACATGTTCCGCATCGCAGAGAAGTAATTGTCGTCGTTCAGCAGAAAGCGAAGCTCGATCTGCGATTCGGCACGCTTCTGGACAAGCCTCATCGGTGGAATGATCTGCGAGCCGAGGGGCGTGCCCCCGAAGTAATACTCGTCTTCCTCCTCACCGGCACGCAGCCCCAATGTCTGCGCGAGGAGCGATTTCGTCTTGCGGGCATAGATCTCGAACGACCGAAGCAGTTGCTCGCTCGGCTGCAGCGCGAAGCTCTTGCCTGTCGAACTCTTGGCGACTTTGAGAATATAGCCGCTGTCGATCAGACGGTTGATCAGTCTCATCGAGGTCGCGTAGGGAAGGCCGGATTCCTGTCCGAGCGTCGAGATCGAGACGGTCTGGCTCTGTATGTGCGATTTGATCAGGAAGGTGACGATCAACCAGATCGCATCGTCATCGGCCGCCTCGACAACCTCCCTGAATGGGCGGCGCGTTTTCTCGATGAAATCGATGACGCGCAGCATTTCGTATTCGTTCACGTCGGCCTCCCAACCGTCGCGCTGTGGCCAATCACACTAGCCGGCAAATTTTTCTTTCGCTAGCTCGCCTAAATTGCTTTTAAGGTCTGAGGCGCGGCAGTCTTTTCCCGCGCCATACCCGCAAGCCGTTCATATTGTTCGAAGAGAACGAAGAAGTCCTTTTCCGCAAGCCCGTCGGCGAATGCGGCCTCGTACTGCTGCCGGATCATCGAGGCAAGATACATCGGGACATGGTCCGATTTTGCCGCCCCCAGGATGAGATCGAAATCTTTCATCATTTGCGAGACAGAGAATGCTGGATCGAAATTACGGTTGACCAACAGATCGCGTTTGTAGGCAATGAGCGGCGAGGCGACCGCGCTTTCGCAGATGACGTTGAGCATAGTCTCAACCGACAGATTTCCCTTCAGCCCGAGCGTCAGCGCTTCTCCAAGCAAAGCGGCCGTTGCCCCCACCAGGGCATTCAGCACCAGCTTGAGGTACCGCGCCTCCTCGCCCTCTCCGAGATAGAAACGCTTGGACGAGAAACTTGCCAGGATGGGCTCGATCTTGCGATAGGCATCCTCCGGCCCCGAAACCATGACAGACAGCATGCCGGACGATGCGGTGATGGTGCTTCCGGAAACGGGCGCGCGCAAATAAGCCACACCCTTGCGGCCGAGAGCTTCGGCGACCTCGGCGGAGAGCTCCGGAGAAACGGTGCTCATCTCCACGAGAATTTGGCCCGGCTTCAGCAGCTCGACGAGAGCGGATGGCGCCAATGTCAGCTGGCGGAGAACGGCATCGTTCGGGATGGTGAGCATCACCACGTCAGACGCCTCGACGAGATCCTCAAGTGCATGCGCCACGTTCGCGCCCTGGGCGACGACGGAGGCACGGTTCTCGGGAAGCGGCTCATAGACGGTCAGCGGATATCCGTTTTCAAGGACGCGCCTGCTCATCGGCGCGCCCATCTTTCCGATGCCGGCCCATCCCACTCTCAACGTCTCAATCATGCACAACCTTCCTTCCCTGGCGGCAGTCGCCGGCCAGAAATATCCTATGCCGCGATTTCACGGAGGAGCGCATGAGCTAAAAAAGGTTCATTCGTTCGGCGCAAGCGCCGCTTCCTCCTGTCAGAAATCTTAGCGTCGGAAGCAGTCAGATTGCTGCATTGAAAATATCCATTTTGGATAATTAAAGGTTTGCCGAAGCACAGGTTCATCCTTTAGCTTTGCTTACGGATCGCATGGCGGTTCCTGTGGGAGGAATAAAGCCGTCAACAAAATATAAAAGCTGCGGAAACGATGTGTTTCCGCAAACTGTATTTTGTTGTCAGCGCTCTTATCAGTCTATCGGAGGAGGGCTTGAGGTGAGAAGTAAGGCGAAAAGCGTCATCGCATCTTTGGGGCATCTATCACCCTGCGTTGTACAGCTATGAGTGGGTTGGTCAACAATAAGGTCGTCATCGTCACTGGAGCAGCGCGCGGAATAGGCGCTGGCATTGCCGCGGATCTCGCCGAGAAAGGCGCGCATGTCGTCATCGCCGACCTGAATGCCGACGCGGCGCGACAAACGGCTTCGAAAATCTCTGGTAGCGGCGGCAGCGCGATTGCGGTCGCCGTAGACGTTTCCAGCCGCAAAGGCGTCAAGGCCCTGATCGACGAGACCGTCTCGCACTTCGGCCGGCTGGACGTCATGTTCAACAATGCCGGCATCAGCCAGACTTGCCCGTTTCTTGAGGTCACGGAAGAAGATTTTGACCGGATCATGAAAATCAATGGTCTCGGCGTCCTGATCGGGACGCAGGAAGCCGCAAAGCAGATGATCGCGCAAGGCCAGGGCGGTAAGATCATCAATACCGCTTCGGTCGCCGGCAAACAGGGCTATCCGCTGTTTGCGCATTATTGCGCCTCCAAGTTCGCCGTTGTCGCGATCACTCAGGCCGCAGCCCGTGCGCTCGCCGAGCACAAGATCACTGTCAACTGCTTCGGGCCGGGCGTCGTCAAGACGGAGCTGTGGGAACAGCTCGACCGCGAATTCATGGAACATGGGCTGACGGAAAAACCGGAGCAGGCGATAAACGAATTTTCGCAATCGATCCTGCTCGGTCGTGTTTCACTGCCGAAGGACATCGCGGGCGTCACCACGTTCCTGGCATCCGACGCATCGGACTATGTCACCGGCCAGACCGTCATGGTCGATGGCGGCATGGTGCTGATCTGAGGAGGACATCATGACAGGGCTGAGCAACAGGGTCCCGCCTGCTCTCCCGTTCTTTTCCTCGCCCCCGACGAAGCCGGTCTCGTGACGGGCGACAACTTGATCTGCGACGGCGGCTACGCAGCACAGCAATTATGAAAGGCATGGCAATGAAGGCTGTACGATATTACTCCAAGAAAGACATCCGGGTCGAAGATGTGCCAGCGCCAAGTGGCCCGCTCGGCGACGATATGGTGCTGATCGAGCCGTTGGTCTGCGGCATTTGCGGAACCGACTTGCATGAGTACATCGCGGGACCGATCGTGACGCCCGCCACGCCCAATGTCTATTCTGGCGCCACCCTGCCGCAGATCCTCGGCCATGAATTTTCTGCCAGGGTCTTGGAGGTGGGCAAGAATGTGACGCACGTTTCCCCAGGTTCGCGTGTGTCCATCCAGCCGCTCGTCTCGCCGCGCGACGATTATTACGGCCGGCGCGGCCTGTTCCACCTCAGCGAAAAGATGGCGGTAGTGGGGTTGTCCTGGGATTGGGGGGGCATGGGCGAACGAGCGGTCATCAATGGCTACAACGCCATTCCGGTGCCGGACACGGTCTCGGACGTTCAGGCGGCCATGATCGAGCCGGCCGCCGTCGCGCTCTACGGTGTCGACCGCGGCAGAGTGACCAGCGGCAGCAGTGTTCTCGTTTCCGGCGTCGGCCCGATCGGCGCGCTGGTCCTGCTGGCGGCCAAGGCGGCCGGTGCGACAAAGATCTTCGTGTCCGAGCTCAATCCGAACCGTCGCGCTTTGGCGCAACAGTTGGTCCCGGAAGCGGTCGTCTTCGATCCGCGCGAAACGGATACGGACAAGTTGTTCCGCGATCAGACAGAGGAGGGCGTGGGCGTCGACGTGGCACTCGAATGTGTTGGTGCCGAGGCGTCGCTCAACCTTTGCGCCAAGGCCGTGCGTCGTCGCGGCACCGTTGTGCAGGTCGGCCTGCATGTGAAGCCGGCTTCTGTCGACGCGATGCTTTGGGCGCTGAAGGATATCACCGTTGAGGCGACGTGGTGCTATCCCGTGCAGATCTGGCCCCGCATCGCCTCGATGATCGGCACCGGCATCTTCCCGGTCGAAAAGGTCGTCACGGCGCAGATCGCGCCGGAAGACGTGGTCGAAAAAGGCTTCGAAGCACTGCTCGATCCCAAGGCCACTCACATGAAGATCCTCGTGAACATGAAAGCCTGATCATGAACAACCCGATGGATCTCAGCGGGCGAAAATTTCTGATCACCGGCGCGGCCGGTGGTAACGGCAGCGCCACCTGCCGTTACCTGGCCTCGCTCGGAGCAACGATCGTTGCAGCAGATCGCGATGTCTCGGTGGAGAAGACCTGCGACGACATTCGTGCGGCGGGAGGCACGGCGGAAGCCGTTACCTTTAATGTCACCGACAAGAGTTCAGTCGAGGCAGCGGCGGCAAAGGTGGCCGAGCGCTTCGGTGCTTTAGACGGCATCTTCGCCAATGCCGGCATGTCGTACGAGCGCACGGCGCTGGATCATAGTGAAGCGGACTGGCGCACCGTCATGTCCGTCAATCTCGACGGCGTCTTCTGGACTGTCCAGGCATTTGGAAGACCCATGATCGAGGCCGGGCGAGGGGCCGTCGTGATGACGGCGTCGATTGCCGGGGTCAAAGCGGTTCGGCCGGAGCTCCATGTCGGCTACGACGTGTCTAAAGCTGGTGTCGCTCACATGTGCCGGGTCCTGGCGGCCGAGTGGGCAAGATTCGGCGTGCGCGTCAACGCCGTCGGACCTGGCTACACCGACACCGTCATGCTGGCGGAAGTCGGCCGTGCTCAACCCGCCGTCATGCAGAAATGGCTGGATGACACTCCGATCAACCGCTTGATCAAACCCGACGAGATCGCCTCCGCGGTCGCATTTCTACTCTCCGACGCGGCGAGCGGTATCACCGGCCAACTGCTGATGGTCGATGGCGGCTACTCCATCGCCTGAATTCGAAAGGAATTATCCATGTTTTACGCTGTTCACTGCGTTGACCACGAGGGTGCCGTCGAAAAGCGGCTCGCCAATTACGACGCCCACAAGGCCTATCTTTCGACAGGCAAGACCAAGACCGTGATCTCCGGCCCGCTTCTTGCGGACGACAACGAAACGATGATCGGCTCCCTCTTTGTTTTCGAGGCCGACACCAAGGAAGAGATCGTCGCCTTCAACAAGGCCGATCCTTTCACTAAGGCCGGTGTTTGGAAAACCGTCAACATCCACCCCTTCAACAAACGGGTAGACAATCGATGACCATGATCGAGGAAAAGCCGGTCATCGCCGCCCTGGTCGGTCTCGGCTGGTGGGGCCGCAAGATGGCAAGCCTCGTCAATGCCGGCGATGCACAGATGCATTTCGTGCGTGGCGTCGATCCGAGCCCTGAAGCGGCCGTGTTCGCCGGACAGATGGGTCTGCAATATTCGCCGGATATGGCGGAAGCCCTGAGCGACCCGACGATCGAAGCGGTCGTGCTTGCCACGCCGCATACGCTGCACCGGGACCAGATCGCGCGCGTGGTCGCG is part of the Rhizobium jaguaris genome and encodes:
- a CDS encoding NAD(P)-dependent oxidoreductase; translated protein: MIETLRVGWAGIGKMGAPMSRRVLENGYPLTVYEPLPENRASVVAQGANVAHALEDLVEASDVVMLTIPNDAVLRQLTLAPSALVELLKPGQILVEMSTVSPELSAEVAEALGRKGVAYLRAPVSGSTITASSGMLSVMVSGPEDAYRKIEPILASFSSKRFYLGEGEEARYLKLVLNALVGATAALLGEALTLGLKGNLSVETMLNVICESAVASPLIAYKRDLLVNRNFDPAFSVSQMMKDFDLILGAAKSDHVPMYLASMIRQQYEAAFADGLAEKDFFVLFEQYERLAGMAREKTAAPQTLKAI
- a CDS encoding extracellular solute-binding protein; protein product: MNEYEMLRVIDFIEKTRRPFREVVEAADDDAIWLIVTFLIKSHIQSQTVSISTLGQESGLPYATSMRLINRLIDSGYILKVAKSSTGKSFALQPSEQLLRSFEIYARKTKSLLAQTLGLRAGEEEDEYYFGGTPLGSQIIPPMRLVQKRAESQIELRFLLNDDNYFSAMRNMWADFRNNLASRKNFDLLPLPDLYLRARENGAKPLSDYDVIAINMPWLGEFAESGVIRPIDQYIQKTGINPLDFHPSIWSSATWEGRDYGVPGYCTVELLAARKDLFSDTGLSFPKTFDDVINAGRKFHAPDEGMFGAVWDGARGMPIASSFLFFMGACGQPAISLRKTRSGFTLDGANLEELSCTILSDAGFSALDYMRRLMEISPPKILELAWDQTLAIFLKGKASLGYFWTMRAARFEYDVQSVVKRRVEYLPQPYGPGGTRASPIGGFLFCIPTNLPEERVELAADAIAWMASREAMKAHVKNGFPVAPRFSVSADPEAAASSPIVRFVDQLAKKNLLHTWQRPKIPQYTTIEKVLGEEIHDALLGNKSPRLALEHAAAQIEASLKSVQRTWPRQNVI
- a CDS encoding glucose 1-dehydrogenase, whose protein sequence is MSGLVNNKVVIVTGAARGIGAGIAADLAEKGAHVVIADLNADAARQTASKISGSGGSAIAVAVDVSSRKGVKALIDETVSHFGRLDVMFNNAGISQTCPFLEVTEEDFDRIMKINGLGVLIGTQEAAKQMIAQGQGGKIINTASVAGKQGYPLFAHYCASKFAVVAITQAAARALAEHKITVNCFGPGVVKTELWEQLDREFMEHGLTEKPEQAINEFSQSILLGRVSLPKDIAGVTTFLASDASDYVTGQTVMVDGGMVLI
- a CDS encoding YciI family protein, which translates into the protein MFYAVHCVDHEGAVEKRLANYDAHKAYLSTGKTKTVISGPLLADDNETMIGSLFVFEADTKEEIVAFNKADPFTKAGVWKTVNIHPFNKRVDNR
- a CDS encoding sugar ABC transporter ATP-binding protein → MTGSLVLKGVRKTYGSVVALEGIDLEIPAGQVLGLIGQNGSGKSTLLKILAGLATPDEGQIVLDGQPIVLDSAAAAGRYGIGMVHQEQSLIPNLTVAENIFLDKPHPAKKNGLYRWGALNKAAQEQLHKISVDLPTRALVEDLRFAERQQVELAKVLAIEELVDRPPIILFDEPTSVLTPDEIKLLFKQINRLRGNATIVFVSHRLEEVLEISDRIVVMTDGRKVAERDSGSVDRNELYELMVGHQRVAGARSDRKTAVQASAPVLKIERLSSGQHFRNVDFELRRGEILGIAGVLGSGAEEVCRAVFGAERVDTGKIAIEGRAVAPSSPRTAVREGIGYLPADRRSEGMLPSRSLFENAVLTFGLDYGWRSFVVKRSKERPVALEWMKRLKVKMHTPYAPISSLSGGNQQKTVLAKWLMAKKLKLLLLDHPSRGLDPGARDDLFAVIREQADKGLSIVFVGDTISELLELSDRIVVMRDGEITAHFDLTGGAIPKEEEVVAAMV
- a CDS encoding ABC transporter permease → MGNALDSTLIAAFRGSRSTMLRGLGPLLVLIALVAISAIIAPGVIEADSLVSFLSDAAPIIALVIGGTLPILAGSIDLSVAGVASLTGVLVVVLNPIFGPWTSIVVILIAMTFGATQGFLHSWLQLPSFIVTLGTLSMLSGLALLLSNATAEPIPDNDLFVTYLSDSTADIPNTVIALIVIIAVLASLLRYLRLGRDIYALGTGERAAIMSAVNVVAVRTIVFAISAGCAAVAGLFLISITAFSSPTLAGNLLLLSIVGVVLGGTAISGGVGGLFPAVVGGLITSWLRIVTVIIGVQPTAQNIVFGLTALVAVALTTDRSKLGIIK
- a CDS encoding zinc-binding dehydrogenase; the encoded protein is MKAVRYYSKKDIRVEDVPAPSGPLGDDMVLIEPLVCGICGTDLHEYIAGPIVTPATPNVYSGATLPQILGHEFSARVLEVGKNVTHVSPGSRVSIQPLVSPRDDYYGRRGLFHLSEKMAVVGLSWDWGGMGERAVINGYNAIPVPDTVSDVQAAMIEPAAVALYGVDRGRVTSGSSVLVSGVGPIGALVLLAAKAAGATKIFVSELNPNRRALAQQLVPEAVVFDPRETDTDKLFRDQTEEGVGVDVALECVGAEASLNLCAKAVRRRGTVVQVGLHVKPASVDAMLWALKDITVEATWCYPVQIWPRIASMIGTGIFPVEKVVTAQIAPEDVVEKGFEALLDPKATHMKILVNMKA
- a CDS encoding SDR family NAD(P)-dependent oxidoreductase; this encodes MNNPMDLSGRKFLITGAAGGNGSATCRYLASLGATIVAADRDVSVEKTCDDIRAAGGTAEAVTFNVTDKSSVEAAAAKVAERFGALDGIFANAGMSYERTALDHSEADWRTVMSVNLDGVFWTVQAFGRPMIEAGRGAVVMTASIAGVKAVRPELHVGYDVSKAGVAHMCRVLAAEWARFGVRVNAVGPGYTDTVMLAEVGRAQPAVMQKWLDDTPINRLIKPDEIASAVAFLLSDAASGITGQLLMVDGGYSIA